A genomic segment from Syngnathus scovelli strain Florida chromosome 3, RoL_Ssco_1.2, whole genome shotgun sequence encodes:
- the fzd10 gene encoding frizzled-10: protein MCSIANPSLILFILLVQCISEGSAISSVDPDWPGEGKCQQISIPLCKDIGYNMTRMPNLMGHDNQKEAAMKLQEFATLIQFGCHSHLKFFLCSLYAPMCTEQVSNPIPACRVMCEQVKVKCSPILEQFNFPWPDSLDCSRLPTKNDPNYLCMEAPNNGSDEPPKVSHTQPPDFRLHRPLNGADLHPKDTGSRKPCSNSGKFHYVEKSESCAPKCYPRVDVYWSQGDKQFSLVWMAIWSILCFVSSAFTVLTFLIDPQRFKYPERPIIFLSMSYCVYSVGYLVRLFVGADRIACDRDNGVQYVIQEGLESTGCTIVFLILYYFGMASSLWWVILTLTWFLAAGKKWGHEAIEANSSYFHLAAWAIPAVKTIMILVMRKVAGDELTGVCYVGSMDVKALTGFVLIPLSCYLITGTSFLLSGFVALFNIRKIMKTEGENTDKLEKLMVRIGVFSVLYTVPATCVIACYFYERLNMDYWRVVAMKDKCKDNGVQESECLLTTSIPVVEVFMVKIFMLLVVGITSGMWIWTSKTLQSWQNVFSRKLRKRTRRKASSVFTSSRPYMKPHPSLKGHTSKYEPTRPPPTCV, encoded by the coding sequence ATGTGTTCAATTGCAAACCCGAGCCTTATACTGTTCATTTTGCTGGTGCAATGCATCAGTGAGGGCTCAGCCATTAGCTCCGTTGACCCAGACTGGCCAGGAGAGGGGAAATGTCAACAAATCAGCATCCCCCTGTGTAAGGACATTGGCTACAACATGACCCGCATGCCAAATCTCATGGGGCACGACAACCAAAAAGAAGCAGCCATGAAGCTGCAAGAATTTGCAACGCTGATCCAGTTTGGATGTCACAGTCATCTCAAATTTTTCCTTTGTTCGCTTTATGCCCCCATGTGTACTGAGCAGGTGTCCAACCCCATCCCTGCTTGCAGAGTGATGTGTGAACAGGTCAAAGTGAAATGCTCACCCATTTTGGAACAGTTCAACTTCCCCTGGCCGGACTCATTGGACTGCTCACGTCTACCCACCAAAAACGACCCCAACTACCTCTGCATGGAGGCGCCCAACAACGGCTCGGATGAGCCTCCCAAAGTCTCGCACACCCAGCCGCCGGATTTCCGACTGCACCGTCCCCTGAATGGAGCGGATCTGCACCCGAAGGACACCGGCAGCAGGAAGCCGTGCAGCAACTCTGGCAAGTTCCACTATGTTGAGAAAAGCGAGTCGTGTGCCCCAAAATGTTACCCGAGGGTGGATGTCTACTGGAGTCAAGGGGACAAGCAGTTTTCCTTGGTATGGATGGCCATCTGGTCCATCCTGTGCTTTGTCTCCAGCGCTTTCACCGTGCTTACATTCCTCATTGACCCTCAGCGCTTCAAATACCCAGAGAGGCCCATCATCTTCCTTTCTATGTCCTACTGTGTTTACTCCGTGGGCTACCTCGTCCGACTTTTTGTGGGCGCTGACAGAATCGCGTGCGACAGGGACAACGGGGTCCAATATGTCATCCAGGAGGGCCTGGAGAGTACCGGCTGCACTATTGTGTTCTTGATCTTGTATTATTTTGGCATGGCAAGCTCCCTTTGGTGGGTGATCTTGACCCTCACGTGGTTTCTGGCCGCTGGAAAGAAGTGGGGTCACGAAGCCATCGAAGCCAACAGCAGCTACTTCCACCTCGCGGCGTGGGCCATCCCGGCTGTGAAGACCATCATGATCCTGGTGATGAGGAAGGTGGCGGGGGATGAGCTGACAGGTGTGTGCTATGTGGGCAGCATGGATGTCAAAGCTCTCACAGGCTTTGTGCTCATTCCTCTCTCCTGCTACCTTATCACGGGCACCTCCTTTCTCCTGTCTGGCTTTGtggctcttttcaacatcaggaAGATCATGAAAACAGAGGGGGAGAACACAGACAAGTTGGAGAAGTTGATGGTTCGTATCGGGGTCTTTTCTGTGCTTTATACCGTCCCGGCCACTTGTGTCATCGCCTGCTACTTCTACGAGCGACTCAACATGGACTACTGGCGCGTGGTTGCTATGAAGGACAAATGTAAGGACAACGGCGTACAAGAGTCCGAGTGCCTTTTGACGACGTCCATCCCCGTCGTTGAGGTTTTCATGGTGAAGATCTTCATGCTGTTGGTGGTGGGCATCACCAGTGGCATGTGGATCTGGACCTCCAAGACCCTCCAGTCGTGGCAGAACGTGTTCAGCAGGAAACTGCGAAAGAGAACGCGAAGGAAGGCAAGCAGTGTGTTCACCAGCAGCCGGCCATACATGAAACCTCACCCGTCTCTCAAAGGGCACACCTCTAAGTATGAACCTACGCGGCCCCCTCCCACATGCGTATGA